The Actinotalea sp. JY-7876 sequence CTCCACCGCGGGCGTGCCTCAGCGGCCCGTCGCGGAGCCGGCCTCGGTGTCCTCGGCCGTGTCCACCACGACGGTCACCCGGTCGGTGTCGACGGACAGGAAGCCCGAGTCGATGCGCACCGCGCGGACCGCGCCCTCGACCGAGGTGATCCGGACCGTGCCGGGCCGCAGCACCGTGAGCACGGGCGAGTGCCCGGGCAGGATGCCGATCTCACCGTCGGCCGCCGGGGCGCTGACCATGCGGGCCTCGCCCGACCAGACGCTCCGGTCGGCCGCGACGAGGTCGACGTCGAGGCTGGCCACGTCAGCCGATCTCCTTCTGGATGCGGGCCCAGTTGCGCTCGAGGTCCTCGAGGCCACCGATGTTGAAGAACGCCTGCTCCGCGACGTGGTCGAACTCGCCGTCGGCGATCTTCGTGAAGGCCTCGATCGTCTCGCTCAGCGGCACGGTCGAGCCGGGCACGTTGGTGAACTGCGTCGCCATGTACGTGTTCTGCGAGAGGAACTGCTGGACGCGGCGTGCGCGCGAGACGACGACCTTGTCCTCCTCGGAGAGCTCGTCGACGCCGAGGATCGCGATGATGTCCTGGAGCTCCTTGTTGCGCTGCAGGATCTGCTTGACCCGGACGGCGGCGTCGTAGTGCGCCTGGCCGACGTAGCGCGGGTCCAGGATGCGCGAGGTCGACGCGAGCGGGTCGACGGCCGGGTACAGGCCGCGCGACGCGATCTCGCGGGAGAGCTCGGTCGTCGCGTCGAGGTGCGCGAACGTCGTCGCGGGCGCCGGGTCGGTGTAGTCGTCGGCGGGGACGTAGATCGCCTGGAGCGACGTGATCGAGTGACCACGCGTCGAGGTGATGCGCTCCTGCAGCTGACCCATCTCGTCCGCGAGGTTCGGCTGGTAGCCGACGGCCGACGGCATGCGGCCG is a genomic window containing:
- a CDS encoding F0F1 ATP synthase subunit epsilon, whose amino-acid sequence is MASLDVDLVAADRSVWSGEARMVSAPAADGEIGILPGHSPVLTVLRPGTVRITSVEGAVRAVRIDSGFLSVDTDRVTVVVDTAEDTEAGSATGR